Proteins from one Mus pahari chromosome 18, PAHARI_EIJ_v1.1, whole genome shotgun sequence genomic window:
- the Cript gene encoding cysteine-rich PDZ-binding protein: MVCEKCEKKLGRVITPDTWKDGARNTTESGGRKLNENKALTSKKARFDPYGKNKFSTCRICKSSVHQPGSHYCQGCAYKKGICAMCGKKVLDTKNYKQTSV, encoded by the exons ATGGTGTGTGAAAAGT GTGAAAAGAAACTCGGCAGAGTCATCACTCCAGACACATGGAAGGACGGTGCCCGGAACACCACAG aGAGTGGTGGGAGGAAGCTGAACGAAAATAAAGCTTTGACTTCGAAAAAAGCAAG gTTCGATCCATATGGAAAAAATAAGTTCTCCACTTGCAGAATTTGTAAAAGTTCTGTACACCAGCCAGGTTCTCATTACTGTCAAGGCTGTGCCTACAAAAAAG gcATCTGTGCAATGTGTGGCAAGAAGGTTTTGGATACCAAAAACTACAAGCAGACTTCCGTGTAG